DNA from Desulfarculus baarsii DSM 2075:
GGACATGAAGGGCCTGAAGATCCGCTCCCACGGCTCGTCGGCCCGGCTGGTGCAGGCCCTGGGCGGCACGCCGGTGACCATGGCCATGCCCGAATCCTACCAGGCCCTGTCGCGGGGCACCGTCGACGGTTCGGTCCACCCCACCGAATCCAACCTGGGCTGGAAGCTGGGCGAGGTGGTCTCCTATCGCACGGCCTCGTTCCCCGTGGCCTACACCACCGGCTTTTTCGTGGTGATGAACAAGGCCAAGTGGGACGCCCTGCCCGAGGACGTCAAGGCCACCGTGCGCCAGGTCAACCAAGAGTGGATCGCCAAATCGGCCGCGGCCTGGGACAAGGCCGACGAGGCCGGCCTGGAGTACTTCCTGAGCCTGCCCGGCCGCAAGGACATCGCCCTCGACGCGGCCGAAAGCGCCCGTTGGGCCGCGGCGGCCAAGCCGGTGCTCGACGAATACGCCAAGGCCATGGACGAGCGCGGCTTTGACGGCAAGGCCATCGTGAGCGCGGCCCAGGCGGCCCTGGCCAAGCACAACGCCGCCAAATAGAAAGGATCAGCCCCATGTTGGAGCGGCTTACGTCCTTGGTCAGCCGATTGTTTTCCATCGCCGCCGGCGCGGCCCTGGTGCTGATGATGGCCCTGACCTGCCTGGACGCCATCCTGCGCGACATCAACATGCCTCTGGTCGGCATCAACGAATCGGTGACCTATCTGGGCGCCCTGGTGCTGGGCTTCAGCCTGCCCATGACCCAGCGCCGGGGCGGCCAGGTGGGCGTGGAGCTGCTCAGCCGCAAGCTGACGGGCCGGCCGGCCGAGGCGCTGGCGGTGCTGGTGAGTCTGGTCTCGCTGATTCTCTGCGCGGTGACGGCCTGGCAGTGCTGGGCCTACGCCGGCGAGCTCAAGGCCAGCGGTGAGGTCTCGATGAACCTGGGCCTGCCGGTGCATCTGGTGACCCAGGCCATCGCGGTGTCGTTTGGCGCGCTGTGCCTGGTGATCCTCAATCAGATGGTCGCGGCCATCGGAAGGCTGGCGGCCAAATGAGCCCCGATGTGGTCGGTTTGGTCGGCATCATCTTGATGCTCATGATCTTTCTCACCGGCATGCCCGTGACCTACGTCATGGCCCTGGTCGGTTGGCTGGGCTTTTCCTACATCGTCTCGCCCGAGGCCGGCTTGCAGCTTCTGGCCCGCGACATGGTGGGCACCTTCCAATCGAGCACGCTGGTGGTGGTGCCGCTGTTCACGCTGATGGGCCAGTTCGCCTTGCAGGCCGGGGTCAGCAAGCGGCTCTACGAAGTGGCCCACCGCTTCACCGGAGCCATGCCCGGCGGCCTGGCCATGGCCACCGTCCTGGCCTGCACCGGCTTTGGCGCGGTGTGCGGCTCATCCACGGCCACGGCGGCGACCATGGCCACCGTGGGCCTGCCCGAGATGAGCCGGCGCAATTATTCCCCGGCCCTGGCCACCGGCGCGGTGGCCAGCGGCGGCAGCCTGGGCATGCTCATGCCGCCCAGCGTGGTGCTGATCGTCTATGGCGTGCTGACCGAGGCCTCCATCGGGCGATTGTTCGTGGCCGGCATCATCCCGGCGCTGCTGATCGCCCATCTGTTCATCGTGGCCATCGCCGTGGTCTGCTGGCTGCGGCCCAAGGCCTGCCCGGTGGGCGAGAGCTACTCGTGGGCCGACAAGTTCGCCGCGCTGCGCGAGGTGGGCGAGGTGATCCTGGTCTTTTTGCTGGTGCTGGGCGGGCTGGTGCGCGGCTGGTTCACCGAGATCGAGGCCGGCGGCGTTGGCGCGATGCTGATGCTGATGGTCGGCCTGGCTCGCCGGCAGATGACCTGGCTGGCCTTTCGCAAAGCCCTCAACGACACCCTGTGGACCTCGTGCATGACGATGATGCTGGTGGCCGGGGCGGTGGTCTTCGGCCACTTTCTGACCATCACGCGCATCCCCTTCGCCGTGGCCGAACTGGTGGCCGGGCTGGACTGGCCGGCCTGGGCGGTGATCGTGGCCATCGGCGCGGTTTATCTGATCGGCGGCTGCATCATCGACGCCCTGGCCCTGGTCATGCTGACGGTGCCGATCTTCCTGCCCATCGTCACGGGGCTGGGCTTCGATACGATCTGGTTCGGCGTGATCATCGTGCTGCTGACGCAGATGGGCGTGATCACCCCGCCGGTGGGCATAAACGTCTATGTCGTGCAGGGCATCGCCCGCGACGTCAAGCTGGAGGCCATTTTCAAGGGCTCGATGCCTTTCCTGGTCGCGCTGATCGTGGGCATGCTGATCCTGGTGACCTTCCCGCTCATCGCCACCTGGCTGCCCGACCAAGTCTATCAACACCTGGCCGTGGGGCGCTGACGCGCCAGCGGCTCAGGCCTTTTTCGCGCGCGGGCGCGCCGCCGGGGGCCCAGACCTCTGGGGCGCGCCCCGCCTTTGCCGGCGGCCGGGCGCGCCGCCTTGGCCCTCAGCCGACGATCACCGGCTGGCCCAGGTTGCCGAACGAGAAGTTGTAGAACACATTGTGGCCGTTGTAGTCCAGCACGCGCAGGTCGTCCTCCTGCAAGACGTCGCCCATGATGTAGTCGAACTTCTTGCCGTACTTCCTGCGCACCTCGTCCACGTCCAGTTCGTAGGCGATGAACTTCATGATGCCCTTGGCCTGAAGCTTTTCGACGAACTTTGGCTCGCTCAGCGAACCGTAGCTGGTCAGGATCAGGATCGGGCCGGTGCCCGTGAAGATAACTCCCGCCTTCATGACGCGCCTCCTTGTCAGAAGTTAAGAGCCCCTCCCTTGCTTCTGATTTCAGTCTGCGGCCGGTGGCGTGGCGCTGTCAATGGGCCAAATCACGGCGTGACGACGGGGTTTTGGTGGGTCGTGGCGCGGCCTGGCCGGCCGCCGGGCGGGTCAGCGCGCCAGCAGGCCCTTGAGCGCGGCCCAGTCGATGGCCGCCACAACCTCGGCGGCCCGCTTGGCGTCGGCCTGCACCTGGACGACGACGGTCTGCGCCGCGTCGTAGGGCGCCTCGGCGTCTGGCTCGGCCTCCATGAACACGCCGCCTTCCTCCTCGATCATGCGCCAATCGCCGATGAAGATGGTGGTCACGCCCTCTTGCCAGCCGTTGTGCGGGTCTTGCTCGCCTTCGCTGCGGAAGGCCTGGAGGCCCTCCACCGCCTCGATCGGCTTGACCGGCCGGGCGAAGCTTTCGGAAAACGAATTGGCGGTGAGGATGATCTCCAGCTTGGCGTCGTGGGGGGCGTAGGCCTCTTCGACGCCGCGCAACTCCTGCTCGCGGCCGGCGTAGACGGCGTCGAGCCTCTGCGAGACCTCCTCGGCCTGGCGCTGCAAGACCTGGGCCCGCTGGTAGTCGCCCTTTTCCATGGCCGTGGCCATCTCGGCCACCAGCTTTTCGAATTGCTCCTGGATCTGTTTGGACGACTGATCGTCTTCCTGCTTTTTGAGGATCTCCACGCCGTCGCTGATGACCTTGGCCTGGGCCTCCTCCAGGCGGGGCGTGTCCTGCCACGAGACCTGATAGGCCACCATCAGCGGCGCTTCCTCGGCGCCCACGCCCATGTAATCGGGGGCGACGACCTCGGTCTGGTCGACCAGATCCCAGCCCTCCGGCCCGGCCGGATGGGCCTTGGCGAAACAGTCCAGCACCCGCACGTAAAATTCGCGCTCGTTGGGCAGAGCCTGACGCGATTCGCCGTCGGCCAGGGCCGACTGGGCCGGCCAGGCCAGCAGCCAGCACAGCATCAAAGCGTAATTGATTGATTTGCCAAGCATGAGCCTATTGCGCCCTTTTGTCGCTCACGGTTGGGCCCGCGGTCGCCACGAAATGATTCACCCCTCCGGCGCGGCCGGAAGTTGGGCATAATTTACACGATATTCGGTCGAACCGGCTGGGAAAATTGAACAACGACCACCAACGACCCACTTTGGCCGCGTCGCGCCGGCCTACCCCCGGATTACAGCCCCAGCCAGGCCGCCTGCTCGGGGCCGACGGTGTCGGCCAGGCCAGCCAGATATTCGCGCCCGACCATGAACGCCGCCGCGCGCAGCCGGCCGATCTCGGCCATGGTCTGGGCCAGCTTTTCCTGGTCAACCGTGGGCGCGCTCATCTGATAGGCCGCCTCCAGGCAAAGGGCGCAGATCTGGCCGTGCAGGGCCATGAGCTTTTTCAGCCCGGCGTGGGCCAACTCGCGCACCCGCGCCAACTGGGCCTGGCTCAGGCCTTGCTGGGCCAGGTCCGGCCCTTTGTAGCCGCCCGCCATGCCCGCCATCATGCCGCAGCCGGCCATGGCCTCGCCGCCGGCCACCAACGCCGCCGCGCCGCCGGCCGCTTTCATGTGGGCCATCATCATGGCCATCATCCCGCCCTGGCCCATGGCGGCCATCTTGCCCATGGCCGGTTTTTTGGGCTTGGCCCGGGCGGCGGCGGCCGGTTTGGCCAGGCCCTGGCCGTGACCTGGCTGGGCCAGGGCCGCGCCGCCGCACAAAACAAACGCCGCGACGACAAGCAAAACAAACGCGCGTTTCATGATCAACCCTCCAAAGGATCAGCCCATGGTTGAAATTATCAGGCCCCGCGCCCCGGTCGCGCAAGAGCCGATTGCCCCGCCGGCCGGCCGGCCCTATACTTGCCCGATGAAAAGCCTTCACGACCAAACCCTGGCCCAGCCGCCGTTTCTACCCGCCAGCCGCGCCGAGATGGACGACCTGGGCTGGGCCGAACTGGACGTGCTGCTGGTCAGCGGCGACGCCCACGTCGATCATCCCGCCTTTGCCATGGCCCTGCTGGGCCGCTGGCTGGTGGCCCACGGCTTTCGCGTGGGCGTGGCGGCCCAGCCCGATTGGCGGCGGCCCGATTCCGTCACGGCCATGGGCCGGCCCAGGCTGCTGGCCGGCGTGGGCGCGGGGGCGGTGGACTCCATGCTGGCCCACCGCACGGCCTTCAACCTGCCGCGCAGCGACGACGCCTACACCCCCGGCGGCAAGGCCGGGGCCAGGCCCGATCGGGCCACCATCGTCTATGTCAACCTGGTCAAGCAGGCCTTCCCCGGCCTGCCGGTGGTCATCGGCGGCATCGAGGCCTCGCTGCGGCGGGTGACGCACTATGATTTCTGGACCGACAAGCTGCGACGCTCGATCCTCCTGGACGCCAAGGCCGACGCCCTGGTTTACGGCATGGGCGAGCTGCCGCTTTTGGCGATCGCCCGCCGCCTGGCCCAAGGCGACGCCGACGAGCCGGTGGCCCGGCGGCTGCTGGGCGCGCCCGGCGTGGCCGTCATGGGTCGCATCGAAGACCTGCCGCCCCAGGCCGAGGTCGTGATCCTGCCCAGCCACGAGGAAATCGTGGCCCAGCCGGCCCGCCTGATGGAGGCCACCCTGGCCCTGGAGCGCCAGGCCCACCAAGGCTGGCGCTGGGCCGCCCAGGCGGTCGGCGGCCGGGCCTTGCTCGTGGCCCCGCCGGCCCGGCCCCTGAGCACCGCCGAGCTGGACATGCTCCACGATCTGCCCTTCCGCCGCGTGGCCCACCCGATCCATGATCAGCCCGTGCCCGGCCTGGCCACGGTGGCCACCTCGATCATCTCGCACCGTGGCTGCGGCGGCGGATGCAGCTTTTGTAGCCTGGCCCTGCACCAGGGCCGGGCCATCAGCTCGCGCTCGGCCCGATCGATCCTGGCCGAGGCCCAGGAATTGGCGCGCCTGAACAACGGCCGCGTGGCCATCAGCGACGTGGGCGGGCCCAGCGCCAACATGTGGGGCGGCCGCTGCGCCGGCGATCGCCAAAGCTGCGCCCGCGCCAGTTGCCTGACGCCAAAGATCTGCCCACAGTTCCAGGTCGACCAGATGGCCATCATCGATCTGCTGACGCGCCTGGCCGCCACGCCCGGCGTGGGCCACGTGCGGGTGGCCAGCGGCGTGCGTTTCGATCTGGCCCTGCAACAACCCGCCTACGCGCGGGCCCTGGTCGAGCGCTTCGTGGGCGGCCAACTGAAGCTGGCCCCCGAACACGTCAGCCCCGGCGTTCTGGCCCTGATGCGCAAGCCCGGCCTGGATGTTTTCGAGCGATTTTTGCGGGTGTTCGAGCAGATCAGCCGTCAGGCGGGCAAAGAGCAATACGTCGTGCCCTACTTCATGAGCGCCTTTCCCGGCTGCGGCGACGCCCAGATGCGCGAGCTGACCCAGTGGCTGGGCCAACGCCACTGGCGGCCCCAACAGGTGCAGTGCTTCGAGCCCACCCCCGGCACGGTGGCCACGGCCATGTTCGCCACCGGCCAAGACCCCCAGGGCCGGCCGATCTTCGTGGCCCGCGACGGGGCCCAGCGCCGGCGACAGCACGGCCTGCTCACGCCGCGGCCCGGCCGCCGGCGCGGATAAAAAAGCCGCTTCCGGCCCGGCCGCCAAACAGCGCGGGGCTTGATCCGCCCGCGCGCCCCCGGCCAGGGTTTAGCGCAAGCGCAGCGGCAGCCTCAGCGTGCCCGGCGCGCCGCTGATGACCAGATCCACCGTGTTTTGCCCTTCGGCCAGCAAGGGTTTGCCGTCGCCATCGTTCAGGCCAAAGCGCATCAGGTAGAGCTTGGACCACGGCCCCCAGAACGGATAGAGCGCCTCGTCGATGGCCGTGCGCCTGGTCAGGCGGCGACGGTCGAGGGGCGAGATCTTGCGTCCGTCTGGCGTTTGCAGATAGACCACGAAGGTTGGCTCGCTGGAGGCCAGGTTGTTCCATTTGTCCTCGGGCACGTAGAGGCTGAGGATCACGTCGTGGAACTTGGCCAGGGCCGATGCGGCCTCGGCCTGGGCCTGGGCCTGGGCCTTGGGCCCCAGGTCGAAGGCGGCCACGCGGCGCTGGATCTGGGCCTGGCGCACCGCCGCGTTGAGGGGCAGGGCCGCCGCGTTCATGACCATGGCCACGCCGTCGTGATCCTGGGCCTGGGCCAGGTCCGGTTCGATGACGGCCAGATAGGCCTGCTGTTCGGGCCGCTGAGCGGGGTCGAACTCGGCCCCGATCTTTTTGGCCGTCTGGCAGCCGCAGAGCGCCGCCGTCAGCAGGCAGCACAGGGCCAGGGCCAGCCTTGCCTTGCTCATCGAGCGCCTCCTTTGGGCCCGAAGACCTCGCCAAAGATGAAATCGACGTTTTTGAAGTGGGGGGCCAGGTCGAACTGTTTTTCGATCAGCGCCGGCCCGCCCTGGCCCAGGGCGGCCATGACCTCGGCGTCGGCCAGCAGGCGTTGTTTGAAGCTGCCGCCCTCGGCCCAGGTGGCCATGGCGTTGCGTTGCACCAGGCGGTAGGCGTCCTCGCGGCTGAGGCCGGCCTCGACCAGGGCCAGCAGCACCTGTTGGCTGTGGATCAGTCCGCCGGTGAGGTTGAGGTTTTTGAGCATGCGCTCGGGGTGGACCGTCAGGCGCTCGACCACGCCGGCCAGGCGATGCAGCGAGTAGTGGGCCAGCACGTTGGCGTCGGGGCCGATGGCCCGCTCCACCGACGAATGGCTGATGTCGCGCTCATGCCACAGGGCCATGTCCTCCAGGGCGGCCATGGCGTAGGCCCGCAGCAGCCGGGCCTGACCCGAGAGGTTTTCGCTGCTGACGGGGTTGCGCTTGTGGGGCATGGCGCTGGAGCCCTTTTGGCCCTTGCCGAAGCTCTCCTCGACCTCCAGCACCTCGGTGCGCTGCAAATGGCGGATCTCCACGGCCAGGCGTTCGACGCTGCCGCCCAGGATGGCCAGGGCGCAGAAATACTCGGCCAGGCCATCACGGCTGACGACCTGGGTCGAGGCCACGGCGGCGCGCAGGCCCAGCTCCTCCATGACCATGGCCTCCAACTCGGTGGGCAGATGGGCGTAGGTGCCCACCGCGCCGCTGATCTTGCCCCGGGCGGCGGCGTCGATGGCGCTGACGACGCGGTCGCGGTCGCGCTGGAACTCGGCGTGAAAGCCGGCCAGCTTGAGGCCGAAGGTCACCGGCTCGGCGTGGATGCCGTGGCTGCGGCCCATCTGGGGCGTGAGCTTGTGCTCGTGGGCGCGCTTTTCCAGGGCGGCCAGCAGGCGATCGAGGGCGGCCAGGATCAACTGGCCGGACTGCTTGATCAAAAGGGCGTAGGCCGTGTCGAGGACGTCGGAGCTGGTCATGCCCATGTGGATGAAGCGGCTCGACGGCCCGACGTGTTCGGCCACGTTGGTCAAAAAGGCGATGACGTCGTGGCGGGTCTCTTTTTCGATTTCTTCGATGCGCGCCGCGTCAAAGGCGGCCTTGGCCTCGATCTGGGCCAGATCCTCGGCCGGGATGCGGCCCAGCTTATGCCAGGCGCGGCAGGCGGCCAGTTCGACCCGCAGCCAGGCGGCGTATTTGCTCTCGTCGGTCCAGAGTCGGCCCATTTCGGGCAGGGTGTAGCGGGCGATCACGTCGGGGTTCCTCCACTGGGACGCGGCGACGGCGGCCGCGTGGTTTTAGCGATTATCGTAGAGCCTGGCGGCGCTTGAGTCAATGCGATACGGCGGCCGCGCGCCCCTCAGCCCAGGATGATCCAGCCGCCCAGCCACAACGCCGCCGCCACCGCCACCACGGCCAAGGCCGGGGCGAAGACGCCGTAGCAGCGGCCCAACGAACAGGCAAAGTAGTCGCGGCTCATCAAAAAGCAGATATGCACCGGCGAAAGCATCATGCCGGCATAGCCACAGAAAAAGGCCAGCGCGCCCCAGGCCATGAAGGCCACGCCCTGGGCGTCGGCGAACAGCGGGACCACCAGCGGAAAGCTGGTGGCCACGAAGGCGAAGGCGATGCCCGTGAGCATCCCGCTGAGAAAGGGCAACGCCGCCACCATGGCCAGGGTGGGCACGCCGTAGCGCGCCAGGTCGAGCTGCACCAGGGCCACCGCGCCCGATTCGCTCATGAACGTCTGGAAGATCGTCACGCCCAGCACCAGCAAGGTCATGTCCAGGGTTTCCATGCGTTTCAGCGCCGCCCAGAGGTCGCGCCAGCCCAGCCGGCCCTTCAGGCAGACCTGGGCCACCGCCGCCACGAGCCCGGCCAAAAGCGGCGCGCCCGGCGGCCATGGGGCCGGCCGGCCGGCGGCGGAAAGGCCCAGCTCCACAAGCCAAAACAGCGGCAGCGCCGCCACCACCGTGATGATCGGCCCCACCTCGCGCAAAAAGGCCGCCCAGCCGCCCCGACGATCGGTGAGGGCCGGCGCGGGCAGCTCCAGCGGCCGCAGCAGGAAATACCAGCCAGCCGCCACGTGAACCAGGGCCAATGGCAGCATCAACAGAACATAAGCCCACAGTTGGACGTGCAACAGGGCCACCGAGAAGATCACGCCCGGATAGAGCGGCCACCAATATTCGCCGTGGTGCCGGAACCAATAGTTGACCGTGGCCAGCTTGGCCCCCAGGTCGTCCTGGGCCCGCCAGCCGGGGCAGGAGGCCTCGACCATGGGCGCGGAAAAAAGCGCCCCGCCAGGCATGGGCAACAGGCCGATCAACGCCGGCATCACCGCCGCGGCGGCCTTGGGCGAGCGGGCCGCCACGCCGAAGCTCTCCACGATGCGTTGCAACTGGCCGGTTTGCTGCATCAGGCGGCTCAGCACCAGGATCAACAGCACCACCAGCACCAGGTTGATCGTCAGCGGCCGGCCCAGGGCCAGGGCGCACGGCTCGGCCAGATCGCTCGGGCCCAGGCCCATCCACAGGCCCAGCAGCGGCCCGGCCAGGGCCAACGCCAGGCCCAGCTTGAGCCCCAGCCGGCCGGCCGCCAGCACCGCCACGAAACAAATCAACACCTTGGCCAACGCCGGCCAGGCCATGAAGTCAGCAAACATGATTCAAGCGGAGGCCTTTCCCGGTGGCCGGCCCCAGCAAGGGCCGACCCGGCCAAGCGAATGCGCGAGCCTGCGCATGTCTTGGGACATTTTTTGCAATCCGCCGGCCAGCTTGCCCACGCGGGCGCGCATTTCCTCCAGGCACGATTGCAGTTGACGGGCGGCCTCTTCCACCGGCAGCGAGCGGCTGGCCGCCCAGCAGGCCAGGCGGTGGCGGCGGCGGAAGGCCCGCACCAGGCAACCCTCGAGCAGGGCCGAAAGCATGGGGTCGGCGGCGGCCTGATCGCTGAGGGCCACGAACAGGGCGTCGGCGGCGTTCAGCCAGAGATGGGCCTGGCGGCCGGCCCGACGAGGGTAGTCGGCCAGGGGCGCGGCGGCCCGCTGCCAAAAGCGCGTGGCCGTCAACGCCGCCTGGCCCAGGGCCTGGCCATAGGCGTCCAACTCGGCCGGGCTCAGCAACGTCTCGCCCTCCAGGGCCGCCAGGCGCGGCGGCTGGCCGGGGCCGCCCAGGCGTTTGGCCACCTCCAGCAGGTCCACCGCCACCGTTCGCGGCAGCTCCAGGCCCTGGCCGGCGTTGAAGGCCGTTTGGTCGTAGCGGGCCAGCACCCGGCCGAAGGCTCCGGCCGCCGCGGCCTGGGCCATGTTGGCCTGGGTCAGCCCGCCGCCGACGGCGCTCATGCACAGATCGCCGGTGGGGTCGGCCATGTCGCCGCCGGCCACGATCAGTGGCGCGCAACCGGCCAAAAGGGCCAACTCGGCCAGGCGCGGCAGGGGATGGTGTTGGGCCGTGAACCACTTGGCCATGCCCGCCAGCGGCCCCAAGGCCGTGCCCCTGGGCCCCAGGCAGGGAAACACCGAGCCGGGATGGGCGGCCAGGGTCGCCGAGTGGGCGATCTCCTCGGCCACCAGCGGCACCAGCGGCAGATTGGGGTGATCGAAACCCAAAAGCGGCCCGGCCTGACAGCGGGTGACGCCGGCGGCGGTGGGCGTGAGCCCGGCGTTCAAGATCGCCGGCAGGGCCTCGTCATCGCAGAAAAGGGCCGCCCCGCCCAGATGGCCGCGCAGGGCCTCGATGGCCGGCTCCAGGCCCGGGCCGGCCAGCAGCAGCACCGCCGGCGCGCCACGCAAGGCCCCGGCCAGGCTGGACCAGGCGCCCATGAAGGCGGCGTAGACCAGGTTGCCCACCAGGTTTTCGGCGCTGTGGCTTTCGCAGCTCAGCGCCAGATCGCGGGCGCAGAGGGCCCGGCCCCACAGGTGATAGAGCGCCGCCGAGGCCTGGCGGCAGGCCGGCTCGTCGGCGGCCAGGTATAGATGCACCAGGCGCACGTTGGCCCCCAGGGCCAGTTGGGGGTTGCGGCTGAGGGCCTCCTCCAGGCTGGCCTCGCCGGGGGCCATGATCACCAGGTCTTCCTGGCCCAGATGGCCGGACAAATCGTGGCGGCCCAGGGCGGCCAGCAGCAACCAGGCCCGCGGCTCCAGCAAAAAGACCTGATGGCCGGCGGGCATGCGCCGTAAAAAGTCGCTGACCTCGTCCAGCAACCCGCCGCCCAACACCAGCGTGATATCGCCTTCGCGGGCGCTTTCGGCGGGCAGGTTTTGTTTGCGGCGGCAGCAGTGGCGGCGCAGGGTCTCGGCGGCGTTGGGGTCGGCCCGCTGGCCCTTGAGCCACCTGGCCACTTCCGGCGCGACAAAGGCCAGGGCCTCCAGGTTGCGCTGCAGGCGCTCTGCGGAAAAGGGCATGGCCGCCACGATAGCAAACCTCTGCGGGATGTTGGGGGCTGGAGTGAACCTTGGCCGAATTCTACCCTCTGGGCGGGGGGCTTTCAACCTCGGGCCGAAACGACCGCGGGCCGCCAAGTGGCGGCCCGCGCGCGGCGCTCGGTCAATCCAGCAAACCCTGGCGGCGCTTGCGCCGGTGCAGGGACAGGCCCATCAGCCAGCCGACGATCAACACGCCGGCCCCGGCCAGGAACCACTTGAGGCTGCCGGCCGAGCGCAACGAATCGACCTCGATGGTCAACTCGTCGAGCTTGGCTTTTTGCCGGGCCGCCTCCTGGCGCAACTCGTCGCGCTCCTTTTGCAGGCCGACCACGTCGCCGGCGTCCTTGGTCAGGGCGGCGTAGCGATCCTCGGCCAGCTCGGCCTGACGCAGGGCCTGCTGCACCTGCTGCTTGAGCGAGGCGTTCTCGGCCACTAATTCGGTGACTTTATCGCCGCCGCTGGCCAGCTTTTGGCTGGCCTCCTCCAGGGCCGTCTTGACCGCCTCCAGGTTTTCGACCTTCAATTTGAGTTCCTGGTTTTCGGCGGTCAGGGCCTCCAGCTTGCCCGACATCTCCGAGGCCTGGGGGCTGATCTCGGCCAGGCGCAGCATCGCCGGCCGCTCGCTCAGCAGATAACGTTTTTGCAGCCAGCCTTCCTTGCCGTCGGCCAGGCGCACGCGGCTCCAGCCGTCCTCGTTGGTCTCCTGGACATCGGCCCATTCGCCGGTGCGCACGTAACCGACCACCCGGCCGTCCAGGGTGGGCTGGGCGCGCATGGTCAATTGAAGCTGATCGCTGACCCAGAGCTTCTCACCGGCCAGGGCGGTTGGGCCGGCGATGACCACCGACAAAATGGCGAGCAGTGCGCCGCAAGCCAAACGCGAGAGTTTCATGATGGCTTCCCGGTTCCGGTTTTACGAAATCGTCTTTGCGTAAGCTACCAAATGAACAGCACTTTGTCAACGAGGCCCTCGGCGGGGCGATTTATTGCATTTGACTGTTTGACGCCGGTTGAAAGCGAGTGCTAACTTTTTATCTATCGGCAGTTTTTATTCCGACAAAAAAAGCGAAAAAACAGTGGCTCAAGCCGTCTCCAGGGAAAAAATCAAGGCGCGGATACTCATCGTCGATGACGAGCCGATCAACATCGAGATCATGTCCGAGCTTTTTAGCTTGCATGGGGCCGAGACCATCTCGGCCTCCGACGGGGCCACGGCCCTGGAATTGGCCCGCCGCGAAATGCCCGACCTGGTCCTTTTGGACGTGATGATGCCGGGCATGAACGGCTACGAGGTCTGTCGCCGGCTCAAGGCCGACGAGGTGACCCGCCGCCTGCCGGTGGTCATGGTCACCGGCCTGGGCCAGATCGACGACAAGATCAAAGGTCTGGAGGCCGGCGCCGACGACTTCCTCAGCAAACCCGTGCATATGGCCGAGCTGGTCACCCGCACGCGCTCGCTGCTGCGCGTCAAGGAACTCAACGACGACCTGGAAGGGGCCTATCGCAGCTTGGCCGGCATCGCCTCCTTCACCAACAACCTCCTGCGCGATTTCGACCCCTATCACTTCGACATGACCCGCAGCCTCGATGGCCTGATGGCCTTTTTGCTGGGTTCGGCCGCCGGGGCCAAGATGCGGCCCCAGCGGGTGCTGTTGTTCAACGCCGTGGATTCGAACGGTTGGGAGGGCTGGGTCTACAATCTGGAAAAGGGCAAGGTTCTGCGTCGCGCCCTGCAAAACGGCGTGGACGAGTCGATGCTCAAGCCCCTGTTCGGCGGATCGGGCCGCAAGGCCAGCGGCCAGGTCTATCTCAATCTCGACGAAGGCCAACGCCAGGCCATGGCCGAAGCGCCGCTGTGGCGGCTCATCGGCCAGCTCCCGCCCTGGCGCAACATCGTGGCCTTCCGCAGCCCCGGCGTGGCCGTGGCCGCCCTGGACGTGCAAAAGGCCGTGGGCCCCTACGACGCCCAGGTGCTTTCGGCCATGGTGGCCAACATCCATTTCTTTTT
Protein-coding regions in this window:
- a CDS encoding TRAP transporter substrate-binding protein, which codes for MLKRLAVFVAALMLAGACGVAQAQQTLTYSNFFPPTHAQSVLAQQWCDEVAKRTDGKLRVQYFPGQTLTKAPQAFEGVTAGLSDIAMGCFSYTRGRFPVMEVVDLPLGYQNGQAATAVINEVYAQLKPKELDGVEVLYLHAHGPGLLFTKDKPVAKLEDMKGLKIRSHGSSARLVQALGGTPVTMAMPESYQALSRGTVDGSVHPTESNLGWKLGEVVSYRTASFPVAYTTGFFVVMNKAKWDALPEDVKATVRQVNQEWIAKSAAAWDKADEAGLEYFLSLPGRKDIALDAAESARWAAAAKPVLDEYAKAMDERGFDGKAIVSAAQAALAKHNAAK
- a CDS encoding TRAP transporter small permease encodes the protein MLERLTSLVSRLFSIAAGAALVLMMALTCLDAILRDINMPLVGINESVTYLGALVLGFSLPMTQRRGGQVGVELLSRKLTGRPAEALAVLVSLVSLILCAVTAWQCWAYAGELKASGEVSMNLGLPVHLVTQAIAVSFGALCLVILNQMVAAIGRLAAK
- a CDS encoding TRAP transporter large permease, translating into MSPDVVGLVGIILMLMIFLTGMPVTYVMALVGWLGFSYIVSPEAGLQLLARDMVGTFQSSTLVVVPLFTLMGQFALQAGVSKRLYEVAHRFTGAMPGGLAMATVLACTGFGAVCGSSTATAATMATVGLPEMSRRNYSPALATGAVASGGSLGMLMPPSVVLIVYGVLTEASIGRLFVAGIIPALLIAHLFIVAIAVVCWLRPKACPVGESYSWADKFAALREVGEVILVFLLVLGGLVRGWFTEIEAGGVGAMLMLMVGLARRQMTWLAFRKALNDTLWTSCMTMMLVAGAVVFGHFLTITRIPFAVAELVAGLDWPAWAVIVAIGAVYLIGGCIIDALALVMLTVPIFLPIVTGLGFDTIWFGVIIVLLTQMGVITPPVGINVYVVQGIARDVKLEAIFKGSMPFLVALIVGMLILVTFPLIATWLPDQVYQHLAVGR
- a CDS encoding periplasmic heavy metal sensor, which produces MKRAFVLLVVAAFVLCGGAALAQPGHGQGLAKPAAAARAKPKKPAMGKMAAMGQGGMMAMMMAHMKAAGGAAALVAGGEAMAGCGMMAGMAGGYKGPDLAQQGLSQAQLARVRELAHAGLKKLMALHGQICALCLEAAYQMSAPTVDQEKLAQTMAEIGRLRAAAFMVGREYLAGLADTVGPEQAAWLGL
- a CDS encoding YgiQ family radical SAM protein, which encodes MKSLHDQTLAQPPFLPASRAEMDDLGWAELDVLLVSGDAHVDHPAFAMALLGRWLVAHGFRVGVAAQPDWRRPDSVTAMGRPRLLAGVGAGAVDSMLAHRTAFNLPRSDDAYTPGGKAGARPDRATIVYVNLVKQAFPGLPVVIGGIEASLRRVTHYDFWTDKLRRSILLDAKADALVYGMGELPLLAIARRLAQGDADEPVARRLLGAPGVAVMGRIEDLPPQAEVVILPSHEEIVAQPARLMEATLALERQAHQGWRWAAQAVGGRALLVAPPARPLSTAELDMLHDLPFRRVAHPIHDQPVPGLATVATSIISHRGCGGGCSFCSLALHQGRAISSRSARSILAEAQELARLNNGRVAISDVGGPSANMWGGRCAGDRQSCARASCLTPKICPQFQVDQMAIIDLLTRLAATPGVGHVRVASGVRFDLALQQPAYARALVERFVGGQLKLAPEHVSPGVLALMRKPGLDVFERFLRVFEQISRQAGKEQYVVPYFMSAFPGCGDAQMRELTQWLGQRHWRPQQVQCFEPTPGTVATAMFATGQDPQGRPIFVARDGAQRRRQHGLLTPRPGRRRG
- the purB gene encoding adenylosuccinate lyase — protein: MIARYTLPEMGRLWTDESKYAAWLRVELAACRAWHKLGRIPAEDLAQIEAKAAFDAARIEEIEKETRHDVIAFLTNVAEHVGPSSRFIHMGMTSSDVLDTAYALLIKQSGQLILAALDRLLAALEKRAHEHKLTPQMGRSHGIHAEPVTFGLKLAGFHAEFQRDRDRVVSAIDAAARGKISGAVGTYAHLPTELEAMVMEELGLRAAVASTQVVSRDGLAEYFCALAILGGSVERLAVEIRHLQRTEVLEVEESFGKGQKGSSAMPHKRNPVSSENLSGQARLLRAYAMAALEDMALWHERDISHSSVERAIGPDANVLAHYSLHRLAGVVERLTVHPERMLKNLNLTGGLIHSQQVLLALVEAGLSREDAYRLVQRNAMATWAEGGSFKQRLLADAEVMAALGQGGPALIEKQFDLAPHFKNVDFIFGEVFGPKGGAR